A DNA window from Vagococcus penaei contains the following coding sequences:
- the dcm gene encoding DNA (cytosine-5-)-methyltransferase has product MIKFIDLFAGMGGIRIGFEKAAANLNIETKSVFVSEIKKHAISAYSDNFNETIHGDITAINAKAIPDFDILLAGFPCQAFSNAGNRLGFDDTRGTLFFDVARILKEKQPYGFILENVEGLVSHDKGNTFRVITNVLDALEYNVSYKVLDSQNFGLAQSRKRIYIVGTKGKKVDLNSFKKKESILNDVLEFDVKPIDCEFSEKLLSHFSLSDVIGKQIKDKRGGENNIHSWDFELKGEVTEDQKELLELLLRQRRNRKWAEVIGIDWMDGMPLTKEMIETFYDNPNLEEMLEDLTKKEYLVYEHPKQKINGRRVYDTSLEKGYNIVTGKLSFKYNRILDGHAVTPTLVATDVSKLGVAVQDGIRPLTIREGLRLFGFPEEYKLDLPKSKAYDLLGNTVAVPVIEAISTELLKNYKA; this is encoded by the coding sequence ATGATAAAATTTATTGATCTTTTTGCAGGTATGGGTGGTATACGGATAGGTTTTGAGAAAGCAGCTGCAAATTTAAATATAGAAACTAAATCTGTGTTCGTATCGGAGATTAAGAAACATGCTATTAGTGCTTATAGTGATAACTTTAATGAAACTATTCATGGCGATATTACTGCTATTAACGCCAAAGCTATCCCTGATTTTGATATACTATTAGCTGGTTTTCCTTGTCAAGCATTCTCAAATGCAGGAAACAGACTAGGATTTGATGATACTAGAGGTACTTTGTTTTTTGATGTTGCTAGAATTCTTAAAGAAAAGCAACCGTATGGTTTTATATTAGAAAATGTAGAAGGGCTAGTATCACATGACAAGGGGAATACCTTTAGAGTAATTACAAATGTATTGGATGCATTAGAGTACAATGTATCTTACAAAGTGTTAGATAGTCAAAATTTTGGACTAGCACAATCAAGAAAAAGAATTTATATTGTAGGCACTAAAGGAAAAAAGGTAGATTTAAATTCATTTAAGAAAAAGGAATCTATTTTGAATGATGTTTTAGAGTTTGATGTTAAACCAATAGATTGCGAATTTTCTGAAAAACTATTATCACACTTTTCTCTATCAGATGTGATTGGGAAACAAATTAAAGATAAAAGAGGTGGAGAAAATAATATTCACAGTTGGGACTTTGAGTTAAAAGGTGAGGTAACTGAGGATCAAAAAGAATTGTTGGAACTATTATTGAGACAAAGGCGCAATAGAAAATGGGCAGAAGTCATAGGTATTGATTGGATGGATGGTATGCCGTTAACCAAAGAAATGATAGAGACTTTTTATGATAACCCTAATTTAGAAGAGATGTTAGAAGATTTAACTAAAAAAGAATATTTGGTTTATGAGCATCCAAAACAAAAAATAAATGGAAGAAGAGTATATGATACAAGCTTAGAGAAGGGATACAATATTGTTACAGGCAAACTCTCGTTTAAGTATAATAGAATTTTAGATGGTCATGCTGTGACTCCTACACTAGTGGCAACAGATGTTTCGAAATTGGGAGTTGCTGTCCAAGATGGTATACGTCCTCTTACAATTAGAGAAGGATTGAGATTGTTTGGTTTTCCTGAGGAATACAAATTAGATTTACCTAAAAGTAAGGCATATGATTTACTTGGTAATACGGTTGCTGTCCCAGTTATAGAAGCAATAAGCACGGAATTACTAAAAAACTACAAAGCTTGA
- a CDS encoding NgoBV family restriction endonuclease, translated as MKNLDELYELALKDIKGQIGTITITIGGTPKISSTNDIIGNCVQEWIPQWLEDNGLDLTVNKQTQVFPDFIAKIDGKEYNMEVKCFNLNNGPGFDLANFGGFYDSIYKDPTKLNAKYLVFAYRPTTHGFRIEEVYMKNLWELTKRTPKYPVSLQVKREQPYAIRPSNFHTRPNEMFSTRREFLEAIKEVREMFPFDGSVDPDMWFSEIERNFQKLTGEEL; from the coding sequence ATGAAAAACTTAGATGAATTATATGAGTTAGCTTTAAAAGACATAAAAGGACAGATTGGAACTATCACAATTACAATCGGAGGAACACCAAAAATCAGTAGTACAAACGATATTATTGGTAATTGTGTACAAGAATGGATACCACAGTGGTTAGAAGACAATGGCTTAGATCTAACTGTCAATAAACAAACACAAGTATTTCCAGATTTTATTGCTAAAATTGATGGCAAAGAATACAATATGGAAGTTAAGTGTTTTAATTTAAATAATGGACCAGGTTTCGATTTAGCTAATTTCGGTGGTTTTTATGATTCAATCTATAAAGATCCAACAAAATTAAATGCAAAATATTTGGTCTTTGCATACAGACCAACTACTCATGGATTTAGAATCGAAGAAGTATATATGAAAAATTTGTGGGAATTAACTAAAAGAACACCAAAATACCCGGTTTCACTTCAAGTTAAGAGAGAACAACCTTATGCTATACGACCATCAAATTTTCACACACGACCAAACGAAATGTTCTCTACAAGAAGAGAGTTTTTAGAAGCAATAAAAGAGGTTCGTGAAATGTTTCCATTCGATGGAAGTGTTGATCCAGATATGTGGTTTTCAGAAATTGAAAGAAACTTCCAAAAATTAACAGGGGAAGAATTATAA
- a CDS encoding tyrosine-type recombinase/integrase — MATFFNYKLKNGDKYWGFETYLGKDPRTGKDIRTKRRRFKTKAEAQSALNKLLVEYKEQEEFRINVTTFEELYELWIDNYRMRVKPSSVAVAQRFCKNHILPAFGKMKLDKITVSYCQKQVNIWHGKLKQYAFLRKTTAQIFKFGVAMEVCKSNPMSKTLLPRKIEEEQPIKFYTKDQLVLFLENVQKNNSTKLYTFFRLLVFTGMRKSEGLALQWEDIDFLNKTLRIGKTVAQDEFQKVVLQVPKTKSSTRTIKLDDSTLKQLRLWKQEQMETMLMYGFNTNSPEQFVFTTKDNNLYYPQAVNDWLNWIYKKSPMDLQITPHGFRHTHCSLLFESGASIKEVQERLGHKDIKTTMNIYAHVTPQSIKETGDRFAKFMGM, encoded by the coding sequence ATGGCAACATTTTTTAATTACAAACTTAAAAATGGAGACAAGTATTGGGGATTTGAAACTTATTTAGGGAAAGATCCTCGAACTGGGAAAGATATTAGGACCAAAAGAAGACGTTTTAAGACGAAAGCTGAAGCTCAAAGTGCTTTAAACAAGCTTTTAGTTGAGTACAAAGAACAAGAAGAATTTCGTATCAATGTCACAACGTTTGAAGAGTTATATGAATTATGGATAGATAACTACCGAATGAGAGTTAAACCCTCTTCTGTCGCAGTTGCACAACGTTTCTGTAAGAATCATATCCTACCTGCTTTCGGTAAAATGAAACTAGATAAAATTACCGTTAGCTATTGTCAAAAACAAGTCAATATATGGCATGGAAAACTCAAACAATATGCTTTTCTCAGAAAAACTACCGCCCAAATATTCAAATTTGGTGTAGCTATGGAAGTCTGTAAAAGTAATCCAATGTCTAAAACGTTATTACCTAGAAAAATTGAAGAAGAGCAACCGATTAAATTTTATACAAAAGATCAGTTAGTTTTATTCTTAGAAAATGTTCAAAAGAATAATAGTACAAAACTATATACTTTCTTCCGTCTATTAGTCTTTACAGGTATGCGTAAAAGCGAAGGATTAGCCCTTCAGTGGGAAGATATAGATTTCTTAAATAAAACCCTTAGAATCGGTAAAACAGTCGCTCAGGACGAATTTCAAAAGGTTGTCCTTCAAGTTCCTAAAACAAAAAGTTCTACTAGAACAATCAAACTGGATGATTCAACGCTTAAACAGTTAAGATTATGGAAACAAGAGCAAATGGAAACAATGTTAATGTATGGATTTAATACTAATTCACCTGAACAATTTGTTTTCACAACCAAAGATAATAATTTGTATTACCCTCAGGCTGTAAATGACTGGTTAAATTGGATTTACAAAAAATCGCCAATGGATTTACAAATTACCCCTCATGGATTTAGGCATACTCATTGTAGTTTGCTATTTGAAAGTGGTGCTTCTATCAAAGAAGTTCAAGAACGTTTAGGGCATAAAGATATAAAAACAACTATGAATATCTATGCTCACGTCACACCACAATCTATCAAAGAAACTGGGGATCGATTTGCTAAATTCATGGGAATGTAA
- a CDS encoding helix-turn-helix domain-containing protein has product MNQNQNELLKRKLKVLRNKNQLTLEELASEIGMSYMSLSRFETGKRIPSDKTLKKIANFYDIPVSYFLEQDYFTYDNYGVNIIKLNSVYDDSILAFPTGIDDKYNTYRLKFSGTKNEYLHIYQEIGEYSLTGIGHQFLNLDQKNVMDLILEIYEKARVIYDKITSVIIYTSINNSQEIETIIFDNTINEEQILKDFSGNIDSSNIIFGNNDTIFLNTFIENTFNKVITLDYGVLDYNYLKKLYCNKH; this is encoded by the coding sequence GTGAATCAAAACCAAAATGAACTATTAAAAAGAAAATTAAAAGTTCTTAGGAATAAGAATCAACTCACATTAGAAGAATTAGCTAGCGAAATTGGTATGTCATATATGAGTTTATCAAGGTTTGAGACTGGGAAAAGAATTCCTAGTGATAAGACATTAAAAAAAATCGCAAATTTTTATGATATTCCTGTCAGCTATTTTTTAGAACAAGATTACTTTACTTATGATAATTATGGTGTAAACATTATTAAATTAAACAGTGTTTATGATGACTCTATTCTTGCTTTTCCAACAGGCATAGATGATAAATATAATACTTATCGTTTAAAGTTTTCAGGAACAAAAAACGAATATTTACATATATATCAAGAAATTGGGGAATATTCACTAACTGGAATAGGACACCAATTTCTTAATTTAGATCAAAAAAATGTAATGGATTTAATATTAGAGATATACGAAAAAGCACGAGTTATTTACGATAAAATTACCAGTGTAATAATCTACACATCTATTAATAACTCACAAGAGATTGAAACAATAATATTTGATAATACGATTAATGAAGAACAAATACTTAAAGATTTTAGTGGTAATATTGATTCTTCTAACATTATTTTTGGTAATAACGATACAATTTTCCTTAATACATTCATTGAAAATACATTTAACAAGGTCATTACTTTAGATTATGGTGTTTTAGACTATAATTATTTAAAAAAATTATACTGCAATAAACATTAA
- a CDS encoding helix-turn-helix domain-containing protein: MESIKLMISEEQQEIFLKEFYKIAMTAIERAGQNTGSTREYLNQKEMGDYLNVSENFLKEAVRNEGLPVATLGRRKFYSKKAVNEFMLKRLKSY; this comes from the coding sequence ATGGAGTCAATTAAACTAATGATTTCAGAAGAACAACAAGAAATATTTTTAAAAGAGTTTTACAAAATTGCTATGACGGCCATAGAAAGAGCAGGACAGAATACAGGTAGCACAAGAGAATATTTGAATCAGAAAGAAATGGGTGATTATTTAAACGTAAGTGAGAATTTCTTAAAAGAAGCGGTTAGAAATGAAGGATTACCAGTTGCGACTCTCGGAAGAAGAAAATTTTATTCTAAGAAAGCAGTGAATGAATTTATGCTAAAGAGGTTAAAAAGCTATTGA
- a CDS encoding DNA replication protein DnaD, giving the protein MAEKRMLSKAFISSASFMKMSDSAKLLYVYLNVNADDDGIVEVFPYSQMLGTPEDDVKVLLTKGFIFFLNGDWLAFLPHWLQNQYIRNDRYKASIYHNQLLNMNPDFFNKIPEAPIKQILDKKQTEILKKDLFDKWYSAGMSSDYQSDTQLKSNKTNLVKSNLNKISVDEISQIETDTPYINSNNVIDNEGLSIINKMGDRFSDAQRRKFIGIILSMKNSVEREYKIEINATYFNDKTNKMLKKLFTTMNDKLNKGVLLDEIAYVNTSARNHWKEIAEVEKKSFNNVMNMTY; this is encoded by the coding sequence ATGGCAGAAAAAAGAATGTTATCGAAAGCGTTTATTAGTAGTGCAAGCTTTATGAAAATGTCAGATTCAGCGAAATTATTGTATGTATATTTAAACGTCAATGCAGATGATGATGGGATAGTTGAAGTTTTTCCATATTCACAAATGCTTGGTACTCCAGAAGATGATGTTAAAGTACTATTAACAAAAGGATTTATATTTTTTTTGAACGGGGACTGGTTAGCTTTTTTACCTCACTGGCTACAAAATCAGTATATTAGGAATGATAGATATAAGGCGTCAATTTATCATAATCAGTTATTAAATATGAATCCAGATTTTTTTAATAAGATTCCAGAAGCACCAATAAAACAAATATTAGATAAAAAGCAGACTGAGATATTAAAAAAAGATCTTTTTGATAAGTGGTATTCAGCAGGTATGTCAAGTGACTACCAAAGCGATACTCAGTTAAAGTCAAATAAAACTAATTTAGTTAAATCTAACTTAAATAAAATTAGTGTAGATGAGATTAGTCAAATTGAAACAGACACCCCATATATCAACAGCAATAATGTTATTGATAATGAAGGTCTTAGTATAATAAATAAGATGGGTGATAGATTTTCTGATGCACAACGAAGAAAATTTATAGGTATTATTTTATCTATGAAAAATTCAGTAGAAAGAGAATATAAAATTGAGATAAATGCAACATATTTCAATGACAAAACTAATAAAATGTTAAAGAAACTATTTACAACTATGAACGATAAATTGAACAAGGGAGTATTACTAGATGAAATAGCATACGTAAATACAAGTGCTAGAAATCACTGGAAGGAAATAGCAGAAGTTGAAAAGAAGTCATTCAATAATGTTATGAATATGACTTATTGA
- a CDS encoding plasmid mobilization protein, protein MDSKQKIYDRNRKNSEALNFRVDKRTYKEISLIAEQKGISRAEVCRERLKGLQYEPPLLSDLDTKGLIKALNQLGNNLNQATKSLNAIAIHFHKKDASTNSSTDLFRNKKYQLFENEQANKIAQVFMIVDPDKVFTEANLNNIRSSQLSDEEKKYMQYWIDKNERPQTKVEYATYIHNRLNKALASIQMMEEQSEKLWELV, encoded by the coding sequence ATGGATTCTAAGCAAAAAATCTATGACAGAAACAGAAAGAACAGTGAAGCATTAAATTTTCGAGTAGATAAGCGAACGTATAAAGAGATTTCTTTAATTGCAGAGCAAAAGGGTATCTCACGTGCAGAAGTATGCAGAGAACGATTAAAGGGGCTACAATACGAGCCCCCTCTACTGTCTGATTTAGATACTAAAGGACTAATTAAAGCCTTGAATCAGCTAGGAAACAACTTAAATCAAGCGACTAAAAGTTTGAATGCTATTGCGATTCATTTTCATAAGAAAGATGCATCAACTAATTCTTCTACTGATCTTTTTAGAAATAAAAAGTACCAATTATTTGAGAATGAACAGGCTAATAAGATTGCTCAAGTATTTATGATTGTTGATCCCGACAAAGTATTTACAGAAGCTAATCTCAATAATATCCGTAGTAGTCAATTAAGTGACGAGGAAAAAAAGTATATGCAATACTGGATTGATAAAAACGAACGACCTCAGACTAAAGTTGAATACGCTACTTACATTCATAATAGACTCAATAAAGCACTAGCAAGCATTCAAATGATGGAAGAGCAGAGTGAAAAGCTATGGGAGCTAGTGTAA
- a CDS encoding relaxase/mobilization nuclease domain-containing protein, which yields MGASVTSLGRKKNLSSLLQYAANPSKKEKCVAVTGINCSDEIEKAYLMMNRTRTKMNHSKDVTQAYHVIHSFDKEISKELSEEQMHKIAVEFAEKSFPNCQIIVASHNDKDHFHSHLVINNIDTETGKRIRIDPKDLENMREINDTILKSHGLEPIDNEYYDALFRRNNIYSNDPSKLKKGQVNYQQVIQNAIDEVLRDTTVTSFEKFSDTLAKNHDIEVYKFSKNSNKLGYVLYKKESNFYENREKFIYLGKDKASRKIREPYVEKTFSAKKLGKSYELESIEKELDYNLMDYQISNLDSFSKEEQFIILNQKINKTGELEEPFVELDEPAQRQFNRKGAHHFMKYDDFLKSVDKHFATSLGPLDDEEYEIKVHLKVNKQTLKSTEHKKVAVKKTEEKRYTSPRFGVGSYAHTPNARTVHHQISKVINDDVKMYRAKKDYEFMQHKIEME from the coding sequence ATGGGAGCTAGTGTAACGTCATTAGGGAGGAAGAAAAATCTTTCCTCCCTTTTACAATATGCAGCCAATCCATCTAAAAAAGAAAAATGTGTCGCTGTAACAGGGATAAATTGCAGTGATGAAATAGAAAAAGCGTATTTAATGATGAACAGAACGAGAACTAAAATGAATCACTCAAAGGACGTAACACAGGCGTATCACGTCATACATTCTTTTGATAAAGAAATATCTAAAGAACTTTCAGAAGAACAAATGCATAAAATAGCGGTAGAGTTTGCGGAAAAATCATTTCCAAATTGCCAAATTATTGTCGCAAGTCACAATGACAAGGACCACTTTCATAGTCATTTAGTGATTAATAATATTGATACGGAAACGGGTAAACGAATTAGAATTGATCCAAAAGATTTAGAAAATATGAGAGAAATAAATGATACTATTTTAAAAAGTCATGGATTAGAACCGATAGACAATGAATATTATGACGCTCTTTTTAGACGTAATAACATTTATTCTAATGATCCATCCAAATTGAAAAAGGGACAAGTGAACTATCAACAAGTTATTCAAAATGCTATTGATGAGGTGTTAAGAGATACAACTGTTACCTCTTTTGAAAAATTTTCAGATACTTTAGCAAAAAATCATGACATAGAAGTTTACAAGTTTTCTAAAAATAGCAACAAGTTGGGTTATGTTTTGTATAAAAAAGAATCAAACTTTTATGAGAATAGAGAAAAATTTATTTATTTAGGTAAAGACAAAGCGTCACGAAAAATACGTGAACCGTATGTTGAAAAAACATTTAGTGCTAAAAAATTAGGTAAGAGTTATGAGTTAGAGTCGATAGAAAAAGAGCTTGATTATAATCTAATGGATTATCAAATTAGTAATCTTGATAGCTTTAGTAAAGAAGAACAGTTTATTATTTTGAATCAAAAAATTAATAAAACAGGGGAACTAGAAGAACCCTTTGTAGAATTAGATGAACCAGCACAACGTCAATTTAATCGAAAAGGTGCGCATCATTTTATGAAGTATGATGATTTTTTAAAGTCAGTTGATAAGCATTTTGCTACATCACTCGGTCCACTTGATGATGAAGAGTACGAAATAAAAGTGCATTTAAAAGTGAACAAGCAGACTTTAAAAAGTACCGAACATAAAAAAGTTGCAGTCAAAAAGACAGAAGAAAAACGGTATACATCACCACGTTTTGGTGTGGGGAGTTACGCTCATACGCCAAATGCACGAACCGTGCATCATCAAATTAGCAAAGTCATTAACGATGATGTGAAGATGTATCGTGCTAAAAAAGACTATGAATTTATGCAACATAAGATCGAAATGGAGTAA